The following coding sequences lie in one Mucilaginibacter sp. KACC 22773 genomic window:
- a CDS encoding TonB-dependent receptor domain-containing protein, whose amino-acid sequence MKLKVQFLLLFLLPFTMVKAANIITDAGTGITGTVIDSVSQKPVDYATVSVFDQASNKVVNGTITATDGKFTIDKLPAGTYRLRINFLGYANKTIANIKVDGGMLKLGRILLSPDSKLLKEVQVTGKKALIEEKIDRTVYNAENDLTARGGDATDVMKRVPMVSVDLDGNVSVRGSANIKVLINGKPSAMASASVSDALKQIPADLIKSVEVITSPSAKYDAEGSGGIINIILKQNTLQGLTLNLNSAAGTRGADLGLNGGYKTGKLTFSLGGFGRTGYNIPGEFNNSQTITSLTTGDALLTTQSANTHNKFLFARYNAGVDYDINEHNSLSLGVVFGANNHPTVQDNFLTNSYLNDVLTGLSLQKNNITNNSTSVDATLTYTLTGKKPEREFSFLTEYSQNNRHNNFESIFLDQSDGSSIGGLKNNNNSVNKELTLEADYQTPLAKNQLLEFGAKDIIRTVTSDYTYLSAADGSLNYQPVSSASLSNAFNYKQNVASGYVSFTFNPFKNYTIKAGTRYEYTSISADFLSGQAVTIPNYGILVPSLNISKKFDNGDMIKLGYNRRIQRPSIEFLNPNIQASNPLNITSGNPGLQPEFTNNFELAYSTNIKSNHFNISAFMRNTNDAIQTIRTSSGDTIKTSYQNLGKQNAYGMSLSANLTLTSKLSLNGGLDMYYLDLDNQDPDPLFRASNHGWVANYRIFGSYDLSDKYSVQAFAFHRSRQIQLQGYQGSFGVYNLSFNRKFANKKGSIGIGADNFLTNGFRIPTVVNSGNINQNAVNIMHNRSIEVTFTYKFGGMSVQKPKKPKKTINNDDLKEGSSNNNN is encoded by the coding sequence ATGAAACTAAAAGTACAATTCCTGCTGTTGTTCCTTTTACCATTCACCATGGTAAAGGCCGCTAATATAATTACCGATGCCGGCACCGGTATTACCGGAACTGTTATCGATTCGGTGAGCCAGAAACCCGTGGATTATGCTACCGTATCTGTTTTTGACCAGGCGAGCAATAAGGTTGTAAACGGCACAATAACTGCCACCGACGGCAAATTTACCATCGACAAATTACCGGCCGGCACTTACCGCTTAAGGATAAATTTTTTGGGCTATGCCAATAAAACAATCGCTAATATTAAAGTTGATGGGGGGATGCTTAAACTGGGTCGCATATTGCTTAGCCCCGATAGTAAGTTGCTGAAAGAAGTACAGGTTACCGGCAAAAAAGCATTAATTGAAGAAAAAATAGACCGCACCGTATACAATGCCGAAAATGACCTGACTGCCCGCGGCGGCGATGCCACAGATGTAATGAAACGCGTACCCATGGTATCGGTTGACCTTGACGGTAATGTGAGCGTGCGTGGCAGCGCAAACATTAAAGTGCTTATCAATGGCAAACCCTCGGCTATGGCTTCGGCAAGCGTATCTGACGCGTTAAAGCAAATCCCTGCCGATTTGATTAAAAGCGTGGAGGTGATCACTTCGCCATCGGCTAAATACGATGCAGAAGGATCGGGCGGAATCATCAACATCATCCTGAAACAAAATACGTTGCAGGGGCTTACGCTAAACTTAAACTCGGCAGCCGGCACACGCGGCGCCGACCTGGGCCTTAACGGCGGCTACAAAACAGGTAAGCTCACTTTTTCGTTGGGTGGTTTTGGCCGTACAGGCTACAATATCCCCGGCGAGTTTAACAATAGCCAAACCATAACCAGCCTTACCACGGGCGATGCCCTGCTCACCACACAATCGGCCAATACGCATAATAAATTTTTGTTTGCCCGTTACAACGCGGGGGTTGATTATGATATTAACGAGCACAATTCACTTAGCCTTGGCGTGGTATTTGGCGCTAACAACCACCCAACTGTACAGGATAACTTTTTGACCAATAGCTATCTGAATGACGTACTTACCGGTTTGTCCCTACAAAAAAACAATATCACCAACAACTCCACTTCGGTTGATGCTACGTTAACCTATACCCTCACCGGCAAAAAGCCCGAGCGCGAATTCAGCTTCCTGACAGAGTACAGCCAGAATAACCGCCACAATAATTTTGAAAGTATTTTTCTTGATCAAAGCGATGGATCGTCAATTGGCGGATTAAAAAATAATAACAACAGCGTTAATAAGGAGCTTACCCTGGAGGCCGATTACCAAACACCGCTTGCCAAAAACCAGCTGCTGGAATTTGGCGCCAAGGATATTATCAGAACAGTAACCAGCGATTACACGTACCTGTCGGCAGCCGACGGCTCACTAAATTATCAGCCGGTATCGTCGGCCAGCCTGTCAAACGCGTTTAACTACAAGCAAAATGTGGCATCGGGATACGTGTCATTTACCTTTAACCCTTTTAAAAATTACACCATTAAAGCAGGTACCCGGTACGAGTATACCTCCATCAGCGCCGATTTCCTGAGCGGGCAGGCAGTTACCATTCCTAACTATGGCATATTGGTACCCAGCCTCAACATCAGCAAAAAGTTTGATAATGGCGATATGATTAAACTGGGCTACAACCGCCGCATACAGCGCCCCTCTATCGAGTTTTTAAACCCCAATATCCAGGCATCCAACCCACTGAATATAACCAGCGGTAACCCTGGCCTGCAGCCCGAGTTTACCAACAATTTTGAACTGGCCTACAGCACCAATATTAAAAGCAACCATTTCAATATTTCGGCATTTATGCGCAATACCAACGATGCTATCCAAACCATCCGGACAAGCAGCGGCGATACCATAAAAACCAGCTATCAAAATTTGGGCAAGCAAAATGCCTATGGTATGAGCCTATCGGCCAACCTTACCCTCACCAGCAAGCTAAGCCTTAATGGCGGCCTTGATATGTATTACCTTGATTTGGATAACCAGGACCCCGATCCGCTTTTCCGGGCATCCAACCATGGCTGGGTGGCCAACTACCGCATATTTGGCAGCTATGACCTGTCAGACAAGTACTCGGTACAGGCATTTGCCTTCCACCGTTCGCGCCAAATACAGCTACAGGGTTACCAGGGAAGTTTCGGAGTATATAATTTAAGTTTTAACAGGAAGTTTGCCAACAAAAAAGGCAGCATTGGCATTGGCGCAGATAACTTTCTGACTAACGGCTTCAGAATACCTACCGTTGTTAATTCGGGCAACATTAACCAGAATGCCGTAAACATAATGCACAACCGCAGCATCGAGGTAACGTTTACTTATAAATTTGGTGGCATGTCTGTTCAAAAGCCCAAAAAACCTAAAAAAACCATCAATAATGATGATTTAAAGGAAGGCAGCAGCAATAACAATAATTAA
- a CDS encoding sodium:solute symporter family transporter, with translation MNKFSTIDYVIFVIYFIVVSSYGYWVYSRKKKASISASHDFFLAEGSLTWWAIGASLIASNISAEQFIGTSGQGFAVGLAVAAYEWVAAIALIIVAVWFIPVYLKNKIFTMPQFLHTRYNETVSFIMAIFWLFLYVFVNLTSILYLGALAINNLIGGDISSMHNIIIALAVFALFITLGGMKVIGFTDVIQVLVLVIGGLATTYIALTLVSEHFGLGKDAIAGLKMMFKDSPEHFKMMMAKPKPGAPQAEITKYLALPGIAMYFAGQWIVNLNYWGCNQYITQRALGSDIKTARTGILFAGLMKLAMPIIVVIPGIAAYVLYKNGGLQHEMASGGHFNSDNAYSAILGFLPTGLKGLSVAALTAAIVASLAGKANSISTIFTLDIYKKHMVKDADEKKMVWVGKLTILAALVFSIILTWKDLLGIGGEGGFTFIQKYTGFISPGIFAIFILGFFWKRTTGAAAIAGILTGFAMSVLFNNYAPALFGHETFLYTAFPNGKGGWEIPFLICMGLSFMFTIIVMVIISLAGPKINPKAFDIPRAMFKVDKQTLALIIVTLLLLTMLYAKFW, from the coding sequence ATGAACAAATTTTCAACCATTGATTACGTCATATTCGTGATCTATTTTATTGTGGTATCCAGTTATGGTTACTGGGTGTACAGCCGCAAAAAAAAGGCCAGCATATCGGCGAGTCATGATTTCTTTTTGGCCGAGGGTTCGCTTACCTGGTGGGCCATCGGAGCCTCGCTTATTGCATCCAACATTTCGGCCGAGCAATTTATCGGCACCAGCGGACAAGGTTTCGCGGTTGGTTTAGCTGTGGCAGCTTACGAGTGGGTGGCAGCAATAGCGCTCATTATAGTAGCCGTATGGTTTATCCCGGTATACCTGAAGAACAAGATTTTCACGATGCCGCAGTTTTTACATACGCGGTATAACGAAACGGTGAGCTTTATTATGGCCATCTTCTGGCTGTTTTTATACGTGTTTGTTAACCTTACCAGTATATTATACCTGGGCGCACTGGCCATTAATAACCTGATAGGCGGCGACATCAGCTCGATGCACAACATCATCATTGCGCTGGCTGTGTTTGCCTTATTCATCACCCTTGGCGGTATGAAGGTTATTGGCTTTACCGATGTAATACAGGTATTGGTGCTTGTAATAGGCGGCCTGGCTACTACTTACATAGCTTTAACGCTGGTGAGCGAGCATTTTGGTTTAGGCAAAGATGCTATAGCCGGTTTAAAAATGATGTTCAAGGATTCGCCGGAGCATTTTAAAATGATGATGGCTAAACCAAAGCCAGGAGCGCCACAGGCCGAAATTACCAAATACCTGGCGCTGCCGGGCATTGCCATGTACTTTGCAGGCCAATGGATTGTGAACCTGAACTATTGGGGTTGTAACCAGTACATTACCCAACGCGCTTTGGGCTCGGATATAAAAACCGCACGTACAGGCATCCTGTTTGCCGGTTTGATGAAACTGGCTATGCCTATCATCGTGGTAATACCGGGTATTGCGGCTTATGTATTATACAAAAATGGTGGCTTGCAACACGAAATGGCATCGGGCGGGCATTTCAATTCGGATAATGCGTACTCGGCTATATTGGGCTTTTTGCCTACCGGGCTTAAAGGACTTTCGGTTGCGGCGCTTACGGCGGCTATCGTTGCTTCACTGGCCGGTAAAGCCAACAGTATATCTACCATTTTTACGCTGGATATTTACAAGAAGCACATGGTTAAGGATGCCGACGAGAAAAAGATGGTTTGGGTAGGCAAGCTCACTATTTTAGCCGCTTTGGTGTTCTCCATCATCCTTACCTGGAAAGATCTTTTAGGCATTGGCGGCGAAGGTGGTTTTACCTTTATCCAAAAATACACCGGCTTTATCAGCCCGGGTATCTTCGCCATATTCATTTTGGGTTTCTTCTGGAAACGTACTACTGGTGCGGCAGCTATTGCGGGTATCCTGACAGGTTTTGCTATGTCGGTACTGTTTAATAACTATGCGCCGGCTTTGTTTGGTCACGAAACGTTCCTGTACACCGCCTTCCCTAATGGCAAAGGTGGCTGGGAAATTCCATTCCTGATTTGTATGGGCTTATCGTTCATGTTTACCATTATTGTGATGGTTATCATCAGCCTGGCCGGACCTAAAATAAACCCTAAAGCTTTTGATATTCCGCGTGCCATGTTTAAGGTTGATAAACAAACCCTGGCATTAATTATAGTTACGCTGTTATTACTTACCATGCTTTATGCCAAGTTCTGGTAG
- a CDS encoding PAS domain-containing protein: MRHGALRIALIYIIISLLWITFGDRLLFQLQDNFTREQVLLISSAKGYFFVLASGLFLYYLIKRNDKQLLQRESQYRNMYEANPVPMWIYDEALNIVSVNDAAVSTYGYTRAEFLTKSILDISPPEDAEKAIESARNLSPNLNLSGTWRHIKKDGSVIQVSITSHKITFNNSPNVLVMVRDMTEQLLFEQRLEKINQEILNKKRNLRETQLISKVGGWEYFPDTRKLLWSDELYALTGISKDDEREPFDIYLEHIFPEDRPMMIAGLNDLMTNGKTLDVTHRTKVLNGETRYMRQLARLESVPGMTLKVIGSMQDITELKELEVEKNRHLSNLENTLNSISDAFFALDYNMCITRINQAFEDIVNGRFTKIVGESIFTLFPKERNRMYPYYQKALEERVIVRMEEYSMVLNKWIRLAAYPTDDGVAVYFSDITENKLKDIKLKEAVERYELLAQATKDVIYDLNIPADTIVYNASLTQLIDVSYEQITYNLEWWRSLIHPDDVAEVVTSQQKIKNEGKTNWACEYRINCGNGIYKYIMDQGYFIYNEQKEPVRLIGVIKDINDLKQSIQENKRQNEFLKEVAWLSSHEIRRPVATMLGLMYLVDIADSNDEKEEAFELLKVTINEMDGIVHLIHNKINDAVDLS; the protein is encoded by the coding sequence ATGCGGCACGGAGCTTTACGGATAGCCCTTATTTACATCATTATCAGTTTGCTCTGGATCACTTTTGGCGATCGTTTGCTTTTCCAACTGCAGGATAATTTTACCCGCGAACAGGTTTTACTTATTAGCAGCGCCAAGGGGTATTTTTTTGTACTTGCCAGCGGTTTGTTTTTATACTACCTGATAAAAAGGAACGACAAGCAACTTCTGCAACGGGAAAGCCAGTATCGCAATATGTACGAGGCTAACCCGGTGCCTATGTGGATATATGACGAGGCTCTTAATATAGTTTCGGTTAATGATGCCGCCGTTAGCACATACGGCTACACCAGGGCCGAGTTTTTAACAAAAAGCATCCTGGACATCAGCCCGCCCGAAGATGCTGAAAAGGCTATTGAATCGGCCAGAAACTTATCGCCTAACCTGAATTTAAGCGGCACCTGGCGGCATATTAAAAAGGATGGGAGTGTTATACAGGTAAGTATTACATCGCATAAAATAACTTTCAACAACAGCCCAAATGTGCTGGTGATGGTACGGGACATGACCGAACAGCTATTATTTGAGCAGCGGTTGGAGAAAATAAACCAGGAGATTTTAAACAAGAAACGAAATTTAAGAGAAACGCAGCTGATATCAAAAGTGGGCGGCTGGGAATACTTTCCTGATACCCGTAAGCTGCTATGGTCGGATGAGTTGTACGCACTTACCGGTATTAGTAAGGATGATGAGCGGGAACCCTTTGATATTTACCTGGAGCATATTTTTCCGGAAGACAGGCCGATGATGATTGCCGGGCTTAACGATTTAATGACCAATGGCAAAACCCTGGATGTTACTCACCGCACCAAAGTGCTAAACGGCGAAACCCGGTATATGCGGCAATTGGCCCGTTTAGAAAGCGTACCGGGCATGACACTGAAAGTAATTGGTTCGATGCAGGACATTACCGAACTTAAGGAGCTGGAGGTTGAAAAAAACAGGCATTTAAGCAACCTTGAAAATACCCTGAACAGTATTAGTGATGCCTTTTTTGCGTTAGACTATAACATGTGCATTACCCGTATTAACCAGGCTTTTGAAGACATTGTTAACGGGAGATTTACCAAAATTGTTGGCGAAAGTATTTTTACGCTGTTCCCCAAAGAGAGGAACCGTATGTATCCTTATTATCAAAAAGCGCTGGAAGAGCGTGTAATTGTACGGATGGAAGAGTATTCGATGGTGCTAAACAAATGGATCAGGCTGGCCGCCTACCCAACGGATGACGGCGTGGCAGTTTATTTTTCGGACATAACCGAAAATAAATTGAAAGATATTAAGCTTAAAGAAGCCGTAGAGCGGTATGAACTGTTGGCGCAGGCTACCAAAGATGTGATTTATGATTTAAATATACCTGCCGACACCATTGTTTACAATGCCAGCCTAACCCAGCTTATTGATGTTTCTTATGAGCAAATAACCTATAACCTGGAGTGGTGGCGCAGTTTGATCCATCCCGATGATGTTGCCGAAGTAGTAACAAGCCAGCAAAAAATTAAAAACGAAGGTAAAACCAACTGGGCTTGCGAGTACCGTATAAATTGCGGCAATGGCATATATAAGTATATTATGGACCAGGGATACTTTATTTATAACGAACAAAAGGAACCTGTAAGGCTGATAGGCGTTATTAAGGATATTAACGATTTAAAACAATCTATCCAGGAAAATAAACGGCAGAATGAATTTTTAAAAGAGGTGGCCTGGCTAAGCTCGCATGAGATAAGGCGACCGGTTGCTACCATGCTGGGGCTGATGTACCTGGTAGATATAGCCGACAGTAATGACGAGAAAGAAGAAGCATTTGAATTGCTGAAAGTTACTATCAACGAGATGGACGGCATCGTTCACCTGATTCACAACAAAATTAATGATGCTGTTGATTTATCGTAA
- a CDS encoding PAS domain-containing sensor histidine kinase: MPAEQHYLNFEQIVDTLNRGVYGIDTQGNCMFINQAATQMLGYPREACIGKNMHSLIHYRDINGNVYPESECAICTVNKAVNGQHNLDHVYRRADGSAFNIRHSSSPIIDNGIFKGIVIAFSDISDQKNKEAALTESEKKYKLLFDNNPSPMFIWDFETLQIVDCNEEALIKYGYSREEFLKLNIRQVRPPEDIALINEATKSEASYGSIHKKNWRHLKKNGDLIHVEVTGHVIEFNGRKASLVLINDITEKLKAENELKNSEEKLRIATKIAGLGYWQVQLDGKNRYWSDEVYTIWGADRDSFAADYSLFYKTIHPDDRERFAREQAFAVNNAREIDFEYRIILPDGSMKWVHEIGKLVAGNSNQPAVFRGTVQDITPRKLLSLSLEEINLRYNYVTKATSDAIWDWDLTNDNLYWGEGFEIIFGYNSESIQRNISSWTNHIHPEDIDQLIKGIYAVIDGTETKWKDEYRYRKADGTYAYVVDRGFVIRNAKGKAIRMVGAMHDITKRKTEVHHLKLIQSVITHTTDAVLITDANMFDGLGPHIVYVNEAFTRMTGYNADEVMGKTPLILQGPKSDAAELRRLDIALRKSRPCEITTISYKKNGEEFWANFSVNPVMDDKGILTHYVAIQRDVTEQKKAELELKLFAGDLYERNKELNQFGYIVSHNLRSPVANIMGIANLLELDSDDPDTVAKCTHDLKIVVNRLDSVIKDLSQIVSITDGSTALTKEKIDLNALIAQVVTDLEDVIYHTEVEVTIHGGSHIIYSHKAYLYSVFYNLVSNAIKYRSNNSPRVTITIADDVTGTIVTVEDNGIGIDLIKHRDSIFKPYKRFNLNIEGKGLGLFLVKSHIEALGGYITIDSEEGRGSVFTIDLPASSHLAPEAVQVSEYR, translated from the coding sequence ATGCCTGCCGAACAGCACTATTTAAACTTTGAGCAAATTGTTGACACCCTGAACAGGGGCGTATATGGCATTGATACCCAAGGCAATTGTATGTTTATTAACCAGGCGGCCACACAGATGCTTGGTTACCCGCGCGAGGCCTGCATTGGCAAAAACATGCATAGCCTTATCCATTATCGCGACATAAATGGTAACGTATACCCCGAAAGCGAATGCGCCATATGCACCGTAAATAAGGCCGTTAACGGACAGCACAATCTTGACCATGTTTACCGGAGGGCCGATGGATCGGCGTTCAATATCAGGCATTCCTCAAGTCCAATTATTGATAATGGCATTTTTAAAGGAATAGTTATTGCTTTTAGCGATATATCCGATCAAAAAAACAAGGAAGCAGCCTTAACCGAATCTGAAAAAAAATACAAGCTCCTTTTTGATAACAACCCATCGCCCATGTTTATCTGGGATTTTGAAACCCTGCAGATAGTGGATTGCAATGAAGAAGCATTGATAAAATATGGCTATAGCAGGGAGGAGTTTTTAAAGTTAAACATCAGGCAGGTACGCCCCCCGGAAGATATCGCCCTTATTAATGAAGCCACAAAAAGTGAAGCATCTTATGGCTCCATCCACAAAAAAAACTGGCGGCACCTTAAAAAAAACGGCGATCTGATACACGTTGAAGTTACCGGTCATGTCATTGAGTTTAATGGCCGCAAAGCTTCACTGGTACTCATAAATGATATAACAGAGAAGCTAAAAGCAGAAAACGAACTAAAAAACTCGGAAGAGAAGCTACGTATTGCTACAAAAATTGCCGGGTTAGGCTATTGGCAGGTACAATTGGATGGCAAAAACAGGTACTGGTCTGACGAGGTATATACCATTTGGGGGGCCGACAGGGATTCGTTCGCGGCCGATTACAGCCTGTTTTATAAAACCATTCACCCCGATGACAGGGAGCGGTTTGCCCGGGAGCAGGCCTTTGCCGTAAATAACGCCAGGGAAATAGATTTTGAATACCGTATTATTTTGCCCGATGGATCGATGAAATGGGTACATGAAATTGGCAAACTGGTTGCCGGTAACAGCAATCAGCCGGCAGTTTTCCGGGGAACGGTGCAGGATATTACGCCCCGGAAGCTTTTATCGTTATCGCTGGAAGAAATTAACCTGCGCTATAATTATGTAACCAAGGCAACTTCAGATGCTATTTGGGATTGGGATTTAACAAATGACAACTTGTACTGGGGCGAGGGCTTCGAAATTATTTTTGGATATAACAGCGAAAGCATTCAGCGCAACATCAGTTCATGGACAAACCATATACATCCCGAAGATATAGATCAATTAATAAAAGGCATTTACGCCGTAATTGACGGAACCGAAACCAAATGGAAAGACGAATACCGCTACCGGAAAGCCGATGGCACTTACGCTTATGTTGTTGACAGGGGATTTGTCATACGCAACGCAAAAGGTAAAGCCATAAGGATGGTAGGCGCTATGCATGATATTACCAAACGTAAAACAGAAGTGCACCATTTAAAACTAATCCAATCTGTAATAACGCACACTACCGATGCTGTTTTAATTACCGATGCCAACATGTTTGATGGATTGGGACCGCACATTGTTTATGTAAACGAAGCATTTACCAGGATGACGGGTTATAATGCCGATGAAGTAATGGGTAAAACGCCACTGATATTGCAAGGCCCAAAATCGGACGCGGCCGAATTGCGGCGGCTGGATATAGCATTGCGTAAAAGTAGACCATGCGAAATTACCACCATCAGCTACAAAAAAAACGGAGAAGAGTTTTGGGCAAACTTTTCTGTTAATCCGGTAATGGACGACAAGGGCATTTTAACGCATTATGTGGCCATTCAACGCGATGTTACCGAACAAAAAAAGGCAGAGCTGGAGCTTAAATTGTTTGCCGGCGATTTATATGAACGTAACAAGGAGCTTAACCAGTTTGGATACATTGTATCGCATAACCTGCGGTCGCCGGTGGCAAATATCATGGGGATAGCCAATTTATTGGAACTGGATAGCGACGACCCCGACACGGTAGCCAAATGTACACACGATTTAAAAATTGTAGTGAACAGGCTGGATAGCGTTATAAAAGACTTAAGCCAAATTGTATCCATCACCGATGGCTCGACAGCCCTTACCAAAGAAAAAATTGATTTAAACGCATTGATAGCCCAGGTAGTTACCGACCTTGAAGATGTTATATACCATACGGAGGTTGAGGTTACTATACACGGCGGCTCGCATATCATTTACTCGCATAAGGCTTATTTGTACAGTGTATTTTATAACCTGGTGAGCAACGCCATCAAATACCGATCAAACAATTCGCCACGCGTAACTATCACTATTGCTGATGATGTTACAGGTACCATAGTTACCGTAGAAGATAACGGCATAGGCATTGATTTAATAAAACACCGGGACAGTATTTTTAAACCCTATAAAAGGTTCAATTTAAATATTGAAGGTAAGGGACTGGGCCTATTTTTGGTCAAAAGCCATATCGAGGCGCTCGGCGGCTATATTACCATCGATAGCGAGGAAGGCCGCGGATCTGTCTTTACTATAGACCTGCCCGCATCAAGCCATTTAGCGCCCGAAGCCGTCCAGGTCTCCGAATACCGTTAA
- a CDS encoding alpha-ketoglutarate-dependent dioxygenase AlkB yields MENGMKELANEIMMVKIPSLDNQLFEMIKLNTVWDNSMVSRKTVSYGVPYNYSGQEYQFCAMPRYLHPLMDFVHDQIGFFPNNCLINYYVNGDSKMGFHSDQVDQLVHGTGIAIVSLGDPRIIRFRNKIDKGKEIDFTLDAGTLFYMSQEIQKHWLHAVLPDKNNSQSERISLTFRRLTESVVM; encoded by the coding sequence ATGGAAAATGGAATGAAGGAGCTGGCAAATGAGATTATGATGGTGAAAATACCATCTCTCGACAATCAGCTTTTTGAGATGATTAAGCTTAATACGGTTTGGGACAATTCAATGGTTTCGCGGAAGACGGTTAGTTATGGCGTTCCCTATAATTATTCGGGACAGGAATATCAATTTTGTGCCATGCCCCGCTATTTGCATCCGCTAATGGATTTTGTACATGACCAAATCGGATTTTTCCCGAACAATTGCCTGATTAATTACTACGTAAATGGCGATTCAAAAATGGGTTTTCATTCCGATCAGGTTGACCAACTGGTCCATGGCACCGGAATAGCCATAGTGTCGCTTGGCGACCCCCGCATTATTCGCTTCAGAAATAAAATCGACAAAGGCAAGGAAATTGATTTTACGCTGGACGCCGGTACCTTGTTTTATATGTCCCAAGAGATACAAAAGCATTGGTTGCATGCCGTGTTGCCCGATAAAAATAATTCGCAAAGTGAGAGGATAAGTCTCACATTTAGAAGGTTAACGGAGAGCGTCGTTATGTAG
- a CDS encoding IS110 family transposase: protein MTKILKQVAGIDVAQNELVVSLGRMDRSLHKEVYAYKTFANKPSGFTALLVWIKKHTDNQVNVHYVMEATGVYHEKAAYHLSDQGFEVSIILPNKISSYMKTLEIKTITDKTASEAICQFGLERNLKVWQKPKKIFRDLKQLTRERDQIVADRTMTKNQLHAEQAEAFPNDRSLYRANQRIKLLNGQEKEIKREIAELVKLDKELHRKINLIMSIPGVGGLTAVTAVAETNGFELIRNKKQVVSLGGLDVIVKDSGTSVKGKPRISKRGNRHLRKAMHMPALTAIRHDERFKAIFIRLVSKHGIKMKAVVAVQRKILEMIYTIWTTEKKYDKEYLQKENIATA, encoded by the coding sequence ATGACAAAGATTTTAAAACAGGTAGCCGGCATTGACGTGGCGCAAAATGAACTGGTAGTTTCTTTAGGACGGATGGATCGATCCCTTCATAAAGAAGTGTATGCTTACAAAACATTTGCCAACAAGCCGTCGGGGTTTACAGCGTTATTGGTATGGATAAAGAAACATACAGATAACCAGGTAAATGTCCATTATGTAATGGAAGCAACTGGTGTTTACCATGAAAAAGCAGCTTATCATCTTAGCGATCAGGGCTTTGAAGTAAGTATTATACTGCCGAATAAGATCAGTAGTTACATGAAAACATTGGAGATAAAAACGATCACAGACAAAACAGCATCGGAGGCTATTTGCCAGTTTGGATTAGAAAGAAACCTTAAAGTATGGCAGAAGCCTAAAAAGATATTCCGGGATTTGAAACAGCTGACACGGGAACGGGACCAGATTGTAGCCGACCGTACAATGACTAAAAATCAATTGCATGCAGAACAGGCAGAAGCTTTTCCTAACGATAGGAGTTTATACCGGGCAAACCAACGGATTAAACTACTCAACGGGCAGGAAAAGGAGATCAAGCGGGAAATAGCCGAACTGGTAAAATTGGACAAAGAGCTTCATAGAAAGATAAACCTTATCATGTCAATACCAGGAGTAGGAGGTTTAACGGCCGTAACAGCAGTTGCCGAGACCAATGGATTTGAACTGATCCGGAATAAGAAGCAAGTTGTAAGTTTGGGAGGTCTGGATGTGATCGTAAAAGACTCAGGTACATCAGTCAAGGGAAAACCAAGGATATCAAAGCGGGGGAACAGACATCTGAGGAAAGCGATGCACATGCCAGCTTTAACCGCTATAAGGCACGACGAGCGCTTTAAAGCCATATTCATCAGGCTGGTATCTAAACATGGGATCAAAATGAAGGCAGTAGTAGCTGTACAACGAAAAATACTGGAAATGATCTATACGATCTGGACAACGGAAAAGAAATATGATAAAGAATACTTACAAAAAGAAAATATAGCAACCGCTTAA